In one Polaribacter sp. ALD11 genomic region, the following are encoded:
- a CDS encoding DUF423 domain-containing protein yields MNYSAIIFGAIFGFLAILLGAFGAHLLKKKLTQEQLQSFETGVKYQMYHAIVLLVLGFQLNREITIDSYIISSFIIGVILFSFSIYGLVISSANNRKLKFLGPITPLGGLFLALGWALIIYKYSFLYFI; encoded by the coding sequence ATGAATTATTCAGCAATTATATTTGGTGCCATTTTTGGTTTTTTAGCAATTCTTTTAGGTGCTTTTGGCGCACATTTATTGAAGAAAAAACTAACACAAGAGCAATTACAAAGTTTTGAAACAGGAGTGAAATACCAAATGTATCATGCAATTGTTTTGCTCGTTTTGGGTTTTCAATTAAACAGAGAAATAACAATTGACAGCTATATAATTAGCTCCTTTATAATTGGAGTAATTCTATTTTCCTTTTCAATATATGGGTTGGTAATTTCATCAGCAAATAACAGAAAGCTAAAATTTTTAGGCCCAATTACACCTTTAGGAGGTTTATTTTTAGCATTAGGTTGGGCGTTGATTATTTATAAATATAG
- a CDS encoding metallophosphoesterase, whose translation MNFIKKTLSILVILILISACATIKMQVSENHSYIPRKDSSKIIHSFYLIGDAGNSNLSKKDSALSYLEQEIKAAKKNSTLIFLGDNVYQKGIPEENSKTYELAKHRLKVQTDIGKKFPGKTFFIPGNHDWYSGLKGLKRQEKLVEKALGKNTFLPEKGCPLEKVEVNDAINIIVVDTHWYVTDWDKHPGINDACEIKTREKFFEEFEGLLKKSQGKTTLIALHHPMFTNGPHGGYYSFKSHMKPLPLFGSALNILRKTSGVTNTDQQNEKYNHLRKRIISLAQQNEKVIFVSGHEHSLQYIVQDNIPQIVSGSGSKVTATKNVNGGIFSYGTQGFARLDVYEDGASTVHFYTAKERKIIFEANIYKKDSIVAFNDFPNASLTEKKAGIYTKDETKKGKFYSFLWGKRYRKYFGQKIVAPTVNLDTLYGGLKPVRKGGGHQSKSLRLEDKDGKEYVMRALRKNAVQYLQAVAFKDQYVEGQFNKTYTEDLLLDVFTGSHPYAPFAIDKLAEAIDVYHTKPILFYVPKQAGLKEFNAGFGDELYMIEARTADGHGDKKYFGFSDEIISTDDLRKNLAKDEKYVLDEASYIRARLFDMLIGDWDRHQDQWRWATFNEGEKVIYRPVPRDRDQAFSIFSDGFLMNTITSIIPALKGMRSYTEDIKHPEHFSLSAYPLDMRLIRESNKENWDKQVQVIQNQITNEVIESAFSKLPEEVRGDAIDDIKRKLKGRRKNLQKISDKYFNYLNKFQVITGTHKDDWFEIDRFVNGDTEITAYRIKGGEKAEIVHKRRYKKDITQNIWIYGLDDDDQFVVNGSPGKTPIKIKLIGGLNNDIYEINAPKFIKVYDYKSKKNTFITKNFNKKITDDYKTNTYNYKKLRSSSNLISPAFGYNPDDGVKVGVKNTRLVNGFERNPFTRKHVIEGYYFFATNGYEIKYNGEFANIIDRWNLGLNAQFNSPNYAKNFFGFGNNSINLEADETVHKNYNRVKIRKIQAGTFLKWRGDLGAKFTIAANFQSFDIERTAGRFLETQYAAGNKIFNAQNFFNTEANYYYQHSDNPAFPTLGVEFNALIGHTNNLEEASSFSYATSSLGITHKLIPSGKLVLASKIDGHFTFGNNFEFYQGATIGGNEGLRAYRNERFTGKNAFYHTTDLRYNISNLRTAILPINIGIYSGFDYGKVWGTPTTLTVLPRQSSLPNTSYGGGIFLNAANMLTTSLGVFNGNEGARITFNLGFDF comes from the coding sequence ATGAATTTCATAAAAAAAACACTCTCTATTCTTGTTATTTTAATTCTAATTTCTGCTTGTGCAACTATTAAAATGCAAGTTTCAGAAAACCATTCATACATTCCCAGAAAAGATTCTTCAAAAATTATTCATTCTTTTTATTTAATTGGTGATGCTGGTAATTCCAATTTAAGTAAAAAAGATTCTGCTCTTTCATATTTAGAACAAGAAATTAAAGCTGCAAAAAAAAATTCTACCTTAATTTTTTTGGGAGACAATGTATATCAAAAAGGAATTCCCGAGGAAAACTCTAAAACCTACGAACTAGCAAAACACAGGTTAAAAGTTCAGACAGATATTGGCAAGAAATTTCCAGGTAAAACATTTTTTATACCAGGAAATCATGATTGGTATAGCGGCCTAAAAGGATTAAAAAGACAAGAGAAATTAGTGGAAAAAGCGTTGGGTAAAAATACTTTTTTACCTGAAAAGGGTTGCCCTTTAGAAAAGGTTGAGGTAAATGATGCTATAAATATTATTGTTGTAGATACGCATTGGTATGTTACAGACTGGGACAAACATCCTGGAATTAATGATGCCTGTGAGATAAAAACAAGAGAAAAATTCTTTGAAGAATTTGAAGGGCTTTTAAAAAAATCTCAAGGAAAAACTACATTAATTGCGTTGCACCACCCGATGTTTACCAACGGTCCTCATGGTGGTTATTATTCATTTAAAAGCCATATGAAACCCTTACCTTTATTTGGTTCTGCTTTAAATATTCTAAGAAAAACTTCTGGCGTTACAAACACAGATCAACAAAATGAAAAATACAATCATTTAAGAAAACGTATTATAAGTTTAGCACAACAGAATGAAAAAGTGATTTTTGTTTCTGGCCACGAACATAGTCTACAATATATTGTGCAAGACAATATTCCGCAAATTGTAAGTGGTTCTGGTTCTAAAGTTACAGCAACTAAAAATGTAAACGGAGGTATTTTCTCTTACGGAACACAAGGTTTTGCGAGACTAGATGTTTATGAAGACGGTGCTTCTACCGTACATTTTTATACAGCTAAAGAACGTAAAATAATTTTTGAAGCCAATATATACAAAAAAGATAGCATTGTCGCTTTTAATGATTTTCCGAATGCTAGCCTTACAGAAAAAAAGGCTGGAATTTACACCAAAGATGAAACCAAAAAAGGGAAATTTTATAGTTTCCTTTGGGGGAAAAGGTATCGTAAATACTTTGGTCAGAAAATTGTAGCTCCAACTGTAAATTTAGATACTTTGTATGGTGGTTTAAAACCGGTTAGAAAAGGTGGCGGACATCAATCTAAGTCTTTACGCTTAGAAGATAAAGACGGTAAAGAATATGTAATGCGAGCGTTGCGAAAAAATGCGGTTCAATATCTACAAGCAGTTGCTTTTAAAGATCAATATGTAGAAGGGCAATTCAATAAAACATATACCGAAGATTTATTGTTAGACGTTTTTACAGGTTCGCATCCTTATGCACCTTTTGCAATCGATAAATTAGCAGAAGCCATAGACGTTTACCACACAAAACCAATACTATTTTATGTTCCTAAACAAGCAGGTTTAAAAGAGTTTAATGCTGGTTTTGGAGACGAATTGTATATGATTGAAGCAAGAACTGCAGATGGTCATGGAGATAAAAAATATTTTGGCTTTTCTGATGAAATAATTAGTACAGATGATTTAAGAAAAAACTTAGCTAAAGACGAAAAATACGTTTTAGATGAAGCTTCATATATAAGAGCACGATTGTTTGATATGTTAATTGGAGATTGGGATAGACACCAGGATCAATGGAGATGGGCTACGTTTAATGAGGGTGAAAAAGTTATTTACAGACCCGTTCCAAGAGATCGAGATCAAGCTTTTTCTATATTTAGTGATGGTTTTTTAATGAATACGATTACTAGCATAATTCCTGCTTTAAAAGGGATGCGTTCTTATACCGAAGACATTAAACATCCTGAACATTTTAGCTTGTCTGCATATCCTTTAGATATGAGATTGATTAGAGAATCTAACAAAGAAAACTGGGACAAGCAAGTACAAGTTATTCAAAATCAAATTACAAATGAGGTTATAGAAAGTGCTTTTTCTAAACTCCCTGAAGAAGTTCGAGGTGATGCCATAGATGATATTAAAAGAAAATTAAAAGGACGTAGAAAAAACCTTCAAAAGATTTCTGATAAATACTTTAATTACTTAAACAAATTTCAAGTAATTACAGGAACTCATAAAGATGATTGGTTTGAAATTGATCGTTTTGTAAATGGAGATACAGAAATTACAGCGTACAGAATTAAAGGTGGTGAAAAAGCAGAAATTGTACATAAAAGACGCTATAAGAAAGATATTACCCAGAATATTTGGATTTATGGTCTAGATGATGATGACCAATTTGTAGTGAATGGATCACCCGGAAAAACACCTATTAAAATAAAATTGATTGGTGGTTTAAATAACGATATCTATGAAATAAATGCTCCGAAATTTATAAAAGTGTATGATTATAAGTCTAAAAAGAACACTTTTATCACTAAAAATTTCAATAAGAAAATTACAGATGATTATAAAACAAACACCTATAATTACAAAAAATTAAGAAGTAGTAGTAATTTAATTTCTCCTGCATTTGGGTACAACCCAGATGATGGTGTTAAAGTAGGAGTTAAGAACACACGTTTAGTAAATGGTTTCGAGAGAAACCCTTTCACAAGAAAACATGTTATTGAAGGCTATTATTTCTTTGCTACAAATGGGTATGAAATAAAATATAATGGCGAATTCGCAAATATTATAGATCGCTGGAACCTAGGTTTAAATGCACAATTTAACAGTCCTAATTATGCGAAAAACTTCTTTGGCTTTGGAAATAATTCTATAAACCTAGAAGCAGATGAAACCGTACATAAAAATTATAATAGAGTTAAAATAAGAAAAATACAAGCAGGTACATTTTTAAAATGGAGAGGAGATTTAGGTGCGAAATTTACCATTGCTGCAAATTTTCAAAGTTTTGATATAGAAAGAACTGCTGGTCGGTTTTTAGAAACACAGTATGCCGCAGGAAATAAAATATTTAATGCACAGAACTTTTTTAACACCGAGGCAAACTATTATTATCAACATTCAGACAATCCTGCCTTTCCTACTTTAGGAGTAGAATTTAATGCTCTCATCGGCCACACGAATAATTTAGAGGAAGCTAGTAGTTTTTCTTACGCAACTTCTTCATTAGGAATAACACATAAATTAATTCCAAGCGGAAAATTAGTTTTAGCCTCTAAAATTGATGGACATTTTACGTTTGGTAATAATTTTGAATTTTATCAAGGAGCAACTATTGGAGGAAATGAAGGTTTACGTGCTTATAGAAATGAACGTTTTACAGGAAAGAATGCTTTTTATCATACAACAGACCTTCGTTATAACATTAGTAATTTAAGAACTGCTATTTTGCCTATTAATATTGGTATTTATAGTGGTTTTGACTATGGTAAAGTCTGGGGAACACCAACAACATTAACAGTGTTACCAAGACAATCATCACTACCAAATACATCTTATGGTGGTGGAATCTTTTTAAATGCTGCAAACATGTTAACCACAAGTTTGGGGGTTTTTAACGGTAACGAAGGAGCAAGAATTACGTTTAACTTAGGTTTCGATTTTTAA
- a CDS encoding NTP transferase domain-containing protein, giving the protein MKNIAILVLAAGTSSRMKTPKQLVKIGTNFLLETVLSKAKSINHHSVYCVLGANATLIRKEISCPDIHFIYNSNFNEGLSASIVAGITEFELKNKKFDAVLILLGDQPAIAKEYLNAMVDLFSKDKSKIIASNYGEKLGVPAIFPKSYFSTLKKMLGDFGAKAILNENKDVIALNEQTNFIDIDTEKDLEDFKKSILK; this is encoded by the coding sequence ATGAAAAATATTGCTATTTTAGTTTTAGCTGCAGGTACATCTTCTAGAATGAAGACACCCAAACAATTGGTTAAAATTGGAACTAACTTTTTGCTAGAAACCGTACTATCAAAAGCAAAATCTATTAATCATCATTCTGTTTATTGTGTTTTAGGAGCAAATGCCACCTTAATTCGGAAAGAAATTTCATGTCCCGATATTCACTTTATTTACAATTCTAATTTTAACGAAGGCCTAAGTGCTAGCATTGTTGCAGGAATTACTGAATTTGAATTGAAAAATAAAAAATTTGATGCAGTTCTTATTCTTTTAGGAGATCAACCAGCAATAGCGAAAGAATATTTGAATGCGATGGTCGATTTGTTTTCTAAAGATAAATCAAAAATAATAGCCTCTAATTATGGTGAAAAATTAGGCGTTCCGGCAATTTTTCCTAAAAGTTACTTTTCAACACTAAAGAAAATGTTAGGAGATTTTGGAGCAAAAGCTATTTTAAACGAAAATAAAGATGTGATTGCTCTAAATGAACAAACAAATTTTATAGATATTGATACAGAAAAAGACTTAGAAGACTTTAAAAAATCTATTTTAAAATAG